CAGGCTCAGGGGTAAGCTGACACCTTCCTTGGGCAGTgcggcctggctgctgctgcagaaggaACCTGTAACACGGCACGCCTCGTTGCCACCGCCTCCTGCTGGACGCTTTGGGAAGTAGCTTCTCAGTGCTGAGGGCCCCCTTTCGGCTGGTGTCTCCCCGCTGTTACCTGATTTTCCTCCACTGCGTTAGGACCCACGTCCCTCCCACATGGTGGCATCCTCCCCTCTGGGTACCGCCCTGCCGCAAGACCCCCACACTATGAGGTCCTCCCCCTGTGGGAACCCTCAGCTCCCtagacccaccttgcctcagtgaccccctgccagtcatcagctagcccctgcctcaggcaaACTGCATCTGAAATGGCTGCTCAGCATGGGCAAGGGTGTGGACCTGCCTCCTtgactgcctccctgcagcactaGGACCCTCcggccttgcagcctgggagttcgcctggccagagctccccagccctgcctgcctttccccagccctgctctggctcaGGAAACCTCCAGCTTCCCTAGCAGCCAAATCCTGCTGCTCCCTAGCAAGTGGGAATGAAGGGCctcaggagcccttatttatacagccccagctgggccctaattggctaatacctgcccccgccctctctcaggcCTTAAAGGGATAGTGCGGGGCAGCCGCCCATCACAGGACCCCGTGGGCCATTGTCCTGCTCCGGTGGCAATCCGGTGCTCCTAGGACGAGAGACCATGGTCCTTCCATTGTCCACCTGTGGAGCAGCAACCAAGCCAGCTGATCTCTGCCCCACAGAGCCAGGAGAGgagtgtttcccctccccccatccctgcaggggagaccccccacccctcctgccgaCACCAGGCTCCACTGCTCCAGCGCCATGGCCTGTCTCCCTCCATCCCGGGAGGAGCTGGTTCTGGGCCCAGGCGTCGGGGGTCACAGGGGATGTCCAGAGGGCCGTGGAAATGAAATCAGCTGCAgctttgccccctgccctggagagTGGGTTTTCCCCAGCCCGGGGCATGGAGCGCCCTCaattcctcccccatccccgggGGAGGAGCGGGCTGGGAAAGCTGCAGAAGGGGATTAGCAGTCCTGGGGCCCTCCGAGCTGCTGGGACACGGGCAGGCTGAGGTGCTGGGGTGAGCCGCACTGAGCACTGCGGAGAGGGGCCTTCCCGAGCCACGTCGGGGCTGCCGAGAGCGGGGCTGGGACGCGGGAGGGTGGGCCGTGAGCCCGGCTGAGCGGGAAGGGGCAGCCGGGACAGCAAGGCGGCCAGAGCCTCGGCACCGGTGTGGGTGTGCCGGCCCCTCGCCCGGCCTGGGGCACAAGGCAGCCCCGCTGTCccgcttctcccctctccctctagcagtcagcccccccccccccatagccccagCCCTACCAGCAGGCAGCGTGGGCTGGCTACTCGCACCCCTGGCACCAAGACTCACTCAGGGCTCCTGCCCCGCCCGTCCCTTCTCCTCAGGGGGCCGCGCCGGGCAAGGGGGAGAAGTCCTGACGCGGGGCCCCGCGGAGAGCTCCTCAGGTCCAGCCCCGGCCTGCGGCAGGACCCAGTCGCCCTAGGCCCGCCCTGCCGGGGGGTTGTCCAGCCTgtccctgatgccctgccaggaGAGTGTCCACAGCCCCCGGAAAGCCTGTTCCGGGGCCTCACGGCTCCGAGCGTCCGTGAGCTTCTCCCGCCGCCGCCCTGGCTGCCCCCTCAGCCCGGGGCTGCTTGTCCCGCCTTGAGGGCACCCGGAGAGCAAGTGAGCGCAGTCCTCTCTCGGGCAGCCCGCCACCCTCATgtcggcccctggccccaagcctgCACGTGCCCCGTTTATTGCCCCGTCCCCAGAGCCGCGGGGCTGGGGCCCTGCCGGCAGTTCGGCTGCTCCCCTTTGGACTCCTCCATCCTTCCTAAGGCGCAGGACTGGGCCCCCGGCGCCAGCCGCGGCCTCGCCTGGGCAGAGCACAGGAGGGTGGCCCCCCGGGGAAGGGTCCCCCCCAGAGAGAGCTCGGCCTTTTCCATGGCTCCCCCGTGGGCACTGGGGGTCCAGCTCCttccccgcaggcccccccccccccgggccccgttTTGTAGCAGGGCGTCGTGATTTCGCCGTCCTCCGTGTCCGCGCCGGCCTGCGTCTGACGAAGGCTCCACGCAcggcagccctggggctgggtggCTCCGCGGCGCTCCCTGGGCCTCCCCCAGACCTGTCCcggcctgcctcagctccccacCGAGCCCGGCACGGCGCCTCCCCGTCCCGGCGTCAAAGCCCAGGCGGGCCCTTCCGGGGGCGGTGGCGGGGATCCCCGCGGGGGTCGGGCTCTGCCGCCGGTGGGGGGGCAGCGCCCAGCGATTCGGCTCAGCCCGGGGCAGCGGCACTTTCGCTTTCTCTGTCCTCGCCGCGGCTGCTTTGGGTCTGTTCCTGttgctccccgccctgccccgttCCAGGGCCTCCGCTCCACTTCCTCCTCGCTCGGCTCCGGCGCTCGCTTTTCACTGCGGCCCTCCGCGGGGCCTGACCCCTGGCCAGCCGCCAGGCTCCGGAATCCGGCCCCCCGGGCGCAGGGCTCCGGCGGGAGGTAGGcgagccgggcgggcgggccgggGCCGGCCTTTGCTCTCCAGCCTGGCGAGGGGGGGGGTGCCcacggggctccctgctggcgAGTTCCTCTTCCTgccggggtgggctggggggagccctgcgcGAAGGCTCGGCGGAGCGGCCGCCTGGCAGGAATTCAGAGCGGAGCcggcggtggggggggagcagcgtgCGGGGAGTgcagcttccctctcccccggggggggggggctgggctcggcCGCTGCTGGGCCTGCCGGCGCTCACCCGGGGGGCTGGCAAgcgtggcaggggctgggagggcagcggggctgagTTTGGTCCCCGGGGCGGCTCTGCACGGTGaccgagcctgcaccccccggGTGGGCCCTACCCTGACCCCGCAGCCTGCCACCGGGACGGGCTCTGGGAGCCGGGGGCTCCGGGCACCGCCGGGTGGGCCAGGGCGGGCGCCGGCGGctgggaagggagggtgcagccCTGGTCGCTTGCCCTGGCTGCTCCTAGCCCAGCTCGGAGGCCGGGCCGCTGCCTTTGGGGGCGGCTGGTGCCGCTGCGCTCGGCTGGCTGGGCTCTGGGGTCCTTGACGGGCTTCTGTTTGCTTGCAACAGCCCCGGGACTCTGCTGCCATGGGGACAAAATTCACGGAGGAGGCGACGAAGACAggtgggggccctggtgtgtgtgggggggggaacggCCAGGCCGGCGGGCCGAGACCGTCTCTCATGGTGCCATACACcccggctggtggggggggggaccccgctTTCCAATAGGCCGATCCCCCCATCCCGCCGGGCCAGGGGACGAGCCGCGCCTGCTGCAGgacccggcgggggaggggcacccgggtggggggaggggagcccacgGTTCTGCAGGGCAGCGTCGTTTGTGGGGGCCTCTCTTAATTGTGGCCTAAGTCTAACGATTAAGAGTCCTCCCCGGTGATTAGCCGGGGGCAGCAAGCGGCACCTtggaacgccccccccccccccgggtgccccGTGGCCCTGCCAGGCCCTCGACGGGGCCGGTGGCTCTTGGCGCAGGCCCAGAGCCGGCCCAGCCAGCCTGTTCCTTGTGTGCAGCGGAGCAGCTGGCCCTGGCGCTGGCGGAGGCCATCGAGGGCGGGGACAAGGCGCTGGCGCTGCAGAGCGCGGGCCGGCTGGCCGAGCTGCGGGCGCCCCTGAGCGTGCAGGTGAAGCAGGAGGCCTACCCCAAGAAGGAAATCAGGTGAGCGCGGAAAGACCGTCCCCGTGTTCCCCTTGCACACCGCTGCCTGGGGGCCCAGGCCAGccgattttgtgggctccagccctcaagggggtgggaggggggctggcgccagcatgggctccccaatgatgggggGGCGCCAGGCTTTAGGGGCCGGgttcagggaagccgggggccgTAGCCTCCCCGCTCCTGCTTTAAAGCTGCATTAGGCCTGCTCCGAGCGACTCAGGCCTGCAggaagcaggaggtggggggggggggggggtgcagccgccccctccccagcagcgacGGGCTGCCCATTTGCAGTTCTTGGGTCTCCCTGCTGCGCCCTGGCTCCTTCGCTCTCCAGTCGGGCACGGCGGTGTCAGGGGTAAGCCGGCCTGGAGGGGACCCCACTGGCCCCCCGGCAGACACAAAGGACTTAGGACCGGCGGGTGCCCCTTTCGCACGGATCTCCCTGGATCTAAGCCCCTTGTTGGCTCGGTGGCGGCGTGGAACCATGGGGCGGctccagccctgggctgggcagagAGGACCAAGGCGACGGCTTTTCCCTTCCCAGCGCCttgcctggcccagcctggccaccggGAGGAGGCGGTTGGGGACTCGCAAGCAGCGACAGGGGTTAAGCAGGCGCACGAGAGCTGGCAACCGAGGCAGGCGGCACCAGGACCACGGGGCTGGCAGCAAGGACGCGCCAGCCACTCACGGCCTCTCTCCTTTCCACTTGCAGGTTGTGGGTGGGAGTGGAAGACGCCCACATGACCACAGTCCCCATCCACCTGAAAGTCAGTCCGCACATGACGCTGGCGTCCCTGAAGGACATGGTACGGGCCCGTGGGCGGGACCGGGGCACTCACAGCACCCGGCAGGCTGAGACCCTGCGACCTCGCACGGGGGCCTGAGCGTGAGCAAGGCAGCCTCACGTGTCACCACCACGTGCGAGTGCAGAAGGCGCCTGGCCCCCAAGAAGGCGGGTCCAGGCTGAGGAAgggggctcccgggagctgctCCAGCGGCGCTGGAACCCTTGGCTCTTTGCCTCCCATGCGGCTGGGATGCTGTCAAGGCTGCAGCCCTATGCCAGACACGTGGCTGGTGCGCACAGGGGTGTACGAGCATGTGATCACCGCCCGGGGGGCAGGTAGAAGCTGCCTTGTGGGCGGGTGGCGGACTATCCCTCGTGGTACTGCCGCCTGCCTGCCAGTCCCACTGGGCTGCCCTGTGCTCTGCTTGGCTTGTGCGGCGTGATCGGCCAACTCCCAGCCAGGGCACCTATTCCCCATGGGCGCCAGCGTAAGGTCACTGAGCGAGTGCCCTGAGCAGCACCCGGGTGCCAGCCGGTTCTGAGCGAGACCCTGGCTGGTGCCGAGCGATGCGCCCTCCGGTTCCGAGCGAGGCGCCGTCCGGTTCCGAGCCAGGTGCTGGCCGGTTCCAAGCGAGATCCTGGCTGGTTCTGAGCGAGGTGTCAGCTGGTTCCGAGCAAGACGCCGACTGGTTCCGAGCAAGACGCCGACTGGTTCCGAGCGAGGCGCCGTCCGGTTCCGAGCGAGGCGCCGTCCGGTTCCGAGCGAGGCGCCGTCCGGTTCCGAGCGAGGCGCCGTCCGGTTCCGAGCCAGGTGCTGGCCGGTTCCAAGCGAGATCCTGGCCGGTTCTGAGCGAGGCGCTGGCTGGTTCCGAGCAAGACGCCGACTGGTTCCAAGCGAGGCGCCGTCCGGTTCCGAGCGAGGGGCCGTCCGGTTCCGAGTAAGATGCCGGCCGGTTCCGAGCGAGGCGCCGTCTGGTTCTGAGCGAGGCCCCGGCCGGTTCTGAGTGAGATGCAGGCTGGTTCCGAGTGAGATGCCGGCCGGTTCTGAGCGAGGCCCCGGCCGGTTCCGAGTGAGATGCCGGCCGGTTCCGAGTGAGATGCAGGCTGTCCCTTTGTGTCGCTGGCCCAGGTATTCCTCCTCTACGGCTTCCCGCCCAGTGTTCAGCAGTGGgtggtgggcaagaggctgcccaGGGACCAGGAGACGCTGCACTCCAACGGCATCCAGCGCGACGGCGACACGGCCTACCTCTACCTCCGCACTGCCAAGGAGGCCGGGCTCAGCAAAGAGGCTTCCCAGAGGCAGCACGAGCGCCGAGTCCTGGCGGGTGAGTGGGGAGCGGCCGTGGGACCCAGAAGGCAGAgtccatagaaccatagaactggaagagacctcagaaggtcaagtccagccccctgctctaggcaggaccaatcccaactaaatcaacccggccagggctttgtcaagccgagacttaaacacctctagggatggagattccaccctctccctagggaatccagcccagcgcttccccacccgcctagggaaagagtttttcctaatatccaacctgggcctctcccaccacaacttgagcccgttgctccttgttctgccacctgcccccactgagaacagcctctctccagcctctctggaacctcccttcaggaagttgaaggctgctctcaaatcccccctcactcttcgcttctgcagactaaacagacccaaatccctcagcctctcctcataagtcatatgctccagccccctaatcattttggttgccctccgctggaccctctccaatgcatccacatcctttttggagtggggggcccagaactggacatgatactccagatgtggcctcaccagagccgaataaaggggaataatgacatctctggatctgctggccatgcgcctcctaatgccccctaatatgccattagccctcttggctacaagggcccagcGCTGGGGACGCAGAGGGAGGCGCTGGCTTTGCAGCTGTGGGCTCGAGAGGAGACGTCCCACACAGGACGAGGCCAAGAGGCAGGCCCTGAAATCCGGGGCTGCCGCGAGTGTTGGCTCGGGGCCTGCGGGAGCCGCCCGGAGACCCACCTCCTGTAGCGTCTCCCTCCCTGTAGAGCTGGGCTTCGGAGACATCACCCTGCAGCCTCGCGGGGGCCAGGACCTGGTGGACTCGGCGCTCGGGGGGACGCACGACAGCCTGGACCTGGTGGAGCAGAGCCACGAGCTCTTGCAGAAGGAAGACGCCCCTCCACCGCAACCACCCAAGGTAAGGGAGCCCCCGatgcagggccctgccccccggcccggtTCTTTCACCTCCCCGGTCTCCCGGCTCTCTCCCTAGGTCGGCTGGGTCTGTCCCAGCTGCACCTACCTCAACAAGCCTACCCGGCCCGGCTGCGAGATCTGCTGTAAGGAGCGGCCGGAGGGCTACACGGTGCCCGCGGCGTACCAGCCCGACGCCGAGGAGCTGGCCAGGATGCGGAAGGAGGAGGAAGCCACGAGGCAGTACGAGCAGGTGGgaggccggggcggggagggcccccgCGGGCTGAGCCTGCCTCGTGCACTGGCCCCGAGGGGCAAGCAATCGCTGGCTCCATGGGGCGGTCCCACGGGGCCTCTCTCGACACAGGGGCCCCCGCACAgactggccaggaggcagggacgGGGGATCCTGGCTCTCCCCCTCTCTCGATGCCCGGCTGCCCGGGGGCGGTTCCAGGCGAAGCTCTGCTGGGCGGCGCCGGTTCTCCGCCAGGAcggaggggcggggctccccgCGGCGCGAGcactcagctgtgcagcggcgcCGGCGGCAGACacccgggctgtgtctagaccgcgtcccttttccggaaaagggatgcaaattagacacatcgcaattgcaaatgaagcggggatttaaatcccccccatcccgcttcatttgcataaacatggctgccgcttttttccggcttggagctttgccggaaaaaagcgccagtctagacgcggatctttcggaaaataaagccttttccggaagatcccttatccctcttacaatgaggcgcttttttccggcaaagctccgagctttaaatccccgcttcgtttgcaattgccatgtgtctaatttgcatccctgttACGGAAaaggggatgcagtctagacacagccccggcCTGCACCTGGGCGGGCCAGGGAGACCcaccctggccaggagggagaggccCCCCCTCGCTTGGGCTGGGTGCACGTGGGTCTTGTCTCCAGCACTGGGGCTGTAGCCCTGCCCCGGAGCCAGAAGACTCTAGTCTCCGGGCTCCTTCGTGCCgcccagaggcctgccccagctgggccctgccgcTGCCCTTGGCAACAGGCagcctgcgcagggcaggggccctTGGGGGAGCTTTAAGGAGACGCGTGGGGCAGGCTCCATGGGGCTGGGAGGCTTCGCTGTCATAGCGCCAGACCCTGCGGCCTCACTAGCTCCTGCCTGGGAGCCTCCGGcatggcgggggggcaggcaCCGGGCTGGCGTAAGGCCTGGGCTGCTACCCTCCCTCCAGGCCCAGCCCGGCTGGGTcctgcccctgcgcccccctctgcaggctgctggggcggggagaggccaGCAAGGGTcaaggtggggggcaggtgagtgccccccccgctccagcccccctgagACTGGTGGTTCCTGCCCAGGTGAAGGAGCGGCGGAAGAGGGAGAACTACCAGCACCTCCTGGAGCTGGACGGGCAGAGCCTGGTGCCCACCAAGGAAGTGGTCGAATGTCCCATCTGCTTCGTGACCCTGCAGCCCGGGGAGGGCGTGACCCTCCGGGAGTGTCTGCACAGCTTCTGCAGGTGGGTCAGCCCCGGGCCcgtcccctcgccccccccagccaggagcccagccccgcagcctccccccagctgggagccccggcccctcgcccgcccccgccaggagcccagccccccaacccgcccccagctgggagccccggcccctcgcccccccccagccaggagtccagccccccaacctgcccccagctgggagccccggcccctcgcccccccccccgccaggagcccagccccccaacccgcccccagctgggagccccggcccctcgcccccccccagccaggagtccagccccccaacctgcccccagctgggagccccggcccctcgcccccccccgccaggagcccagccccccaacctgcccccagctgggagccccggcccctcgcccccccagccaggagcccagccccccaacccgcccccagctgggagccccggcccctcgcccccccagccaggaacccagccccccagcttccccccagctgggagccccggcccctcgccccccccagccaggagcccagcccccaacccgcccccagctgggagccccggcccctcgccccccccaccctccagccaggagcccagccccccagctgggagccccggcCCCTCGCCCCATAACGGCTCACAGGtcgtgcccacacttggcccctcggctcctgggcGGATCCCCCCTCTCCAGTGCGGCAGCCCCGTCTCGGGGAGCCCCTCCATGGCGGCGACCCTCCTGTGGGGGGGCCAACTCTCACCTAGGGGTCCGGCACGGCACGTCTCAGGGCCTTCCGCCGCCTGCCTCCGCCGTGAGCCCCCTCggggggtcccctccctctggccccccGGGGCCTCCACCCCCAGAGGGATAGCGCCCCCCTGTTCTCTAGAGCAGAGCGACTCAGCCAGCACCCAACAGGGGGGTCTATGGAGCTTTGAACAGCAACGGGTCCCTCAGGTCAGCTGGCCTGGGCCCCCCGCCCCACgtcagcctccctgcagcccgctgagccctgcctgctctgccctgtccccccgaaacagcccccgtctcccagcagagcctccaataccccccgcaacagcccctccccgcccattgtcttctccccaggtaagagggtcgctgggcccctcttctgcctccctccccgtgcaatGTTCTCCCCCCGCTGGGACCCGCTGGGCCGGTCGCTGGGTCCCTCTCTGAGCCCCTTGTCTGCCTCTGGCCAGAACCCCCGTGTCCTCTGCGCAGGGCCGGGGACACCAGGACACCAGACGCCTcggctccagttctgggctgttctcagaaacaacaaactctccccccttgtcacattgaaccagtaactgctgggcactgagcgcccccctgtaTGCAGCACCCCCCCTCTGAGCCCCcgaaactccccacttcctcaccccccccaccctccagccgggagcctggcccctcccccctcgctctcCTGCCCTCCAACCTCTGCCCGGGagcctgtcccttccccccactctccagcccgggcccctcgccccccccacccttcgcCTGGGAGTTCcagcccctcgcccccctgccctccacccgccgccctctgcccagcccctcaCCTGCCCGTCCAGCCTGCACTCCggaaccccggcccccccccgctgccaccagGCAGGGCCCCCTCCGACAGCTCCCCCCAAGGGGCGTCTGCTGcctgggagcggagctggggaAGGCGCCCCCCTGTGGCCAACGATGGGGAGCAGCCGGGAACCAGCCGGgctggggcctggccaggcctgggcTAGCACGACCCAGAGGGGATCCGGGGCCTGCCAGAGGGGAGCCACTGGTGGCTTCACACCGGCCCCGCGTGGGTGAAACCGGGACGGGACGGTGGCTGGGTGCTGACCGGCCCCCCCGCCCTATCCCCGCGGCCAAGGCCTCCGCCCTCCTCGTTACCCCCCACTGCCGGGGCTTTCGCTGCAGCCGCGAGCCCCCAGGCAGAGTGACGGGCAGGCAGGCACCAGCCGGCGGCGTCCCTGGAGCTAGGCTGGCTCTGAAGGAGCGGCgcgggagctggctgcggggtgCCAGGGATGGACCGGTCCATCCCGCGTGGGGTGCCAGTGGCTGCCTGCGCCCTGGAAGCCCctctgggcctgccccaggaGAGGCCCCGGGGTCCCAGGCCTGCCAGTGGGTGGAATCCCCCCCTTCCCtcggcgctgcccagcctgggcccgaGCGGCCCGTCCCGCTCCGCCTGcaagcagcttgcccagggctggtgCCCTCTCACGCTGGCTCCCCACAGGGAGTGTCTGAAGGGGACGATCCTGAACAGCCCGGAGCCGGAGGTGCCCTGCCCGTACATCGACGAGAAGTACTCCTGCACGGGCCAGCTGCTGGAGCGGGAGATCAAAGCGGTacgggcctggggcagggcaggaggggcagagccggggcggcgtgggggctgggaggaggctgggctgtTCCCACGGTTGCCGCCGGGGACGGGCGCGTCTGGGCTGACGGGCGCGCCGGGTCCCTTGCGCAGCTCCTGAGCTCTGCCGAGTACCAGCGCTTCCTGGACGTGAGCGTCTCCATCGCCGAGAACCGCAGCCAGAGCAGC
The genomic region above belongs to Pelodiscus sinensis isolate JC-2024 chromosome 18, ASM4963464v1, whole genome shotgun sequence and contains:
- the RBCK1 gene encoding ranBP-type and C3HC4-type zinc finger-containing protein 1, which produces MGTKFTEEATKTAEQLALALAEAIEGGDKALALQSAGRLAELRAPLSVQVKQEAYPKKEIRLWVGVEDAHMTTVPIHLKVSPHMTLASLKDMVFLLYGFPPSVQQWVVGKRLPRDQETLHSNGIQRDGDTAYLYLRTAKEAGLSKEASQRQHERRVLAELGFGDITLQPRGGQDLVDSALGGTHDSLDLVEQSHELLQKEDAPPPQPPKVGWVCPSCTYLNKPTRPGCEICCKERPEGYTVPAAYQPDAEELARMRKEEEATRQYEQVKERRKRENYQHLLELDGQSLVPTKEVVECPICFVTLQPGEGVTLRECLHSFCRECLKGTILNSPEPEVPCPYIDEKYSCTGQLLEREIKALLSSAEYQRFLDVSVSIAENRSQSSYHCQTTDCRGWCFFEDDVNEFACPVCGRVNCLLCKAIHENMNCKEYQDDLRLRAQNDQAARQTTEMLTTMVQRGEAMYCPTCKIVVQKKDGCDWIRCTVCHTEICWVTKGPRWGPAGSGDTSGGCRCRLNGVPCHPHCQNCH